The sequence GGACTATGCCTTTCAGGCTGTTTACTTTGAGAAGCCGGCGTTGAATCACTCTCTGAAATTTGTTTACGACCCGATAAGCTTCAAGATAGGCGCAATTTTGAGTATCCTAGCCTGGATTGTAGTTTTATTGTATACTATTGTTGCCGGAATAAAAAATATGCTGAAAGAATAAGGGAAAAATAACCGGTTACTGTATCATGAATATAAAAAACAACAAACTCGTATCGCTTGTTCAAGGTGAAGACAGAAAACAAAACATAAAAAATTGCCTGACCCTCATAAAAAAAGACCTCTCTGATTTAGAAAAAGCCAAAAAAATCTTAATCAAACCAAACCTCACGGCGTTAGAACCCGATTTTGCAAATACCAGCGTTGAAAGCGTTGAAACTGTAATTGAATTTATCCGCAATATATACCCGGACAAGGAAATTTTTGTTGGGGAAAGCAGCGCCACTGCATTTTATAAAGGGCTTTCTACGGAAAAAGTATTTGAAATGTATGACTATTACAGGCTGGAAAAAAAATATAGTAAAGTAAAATTAATACATTTTGACGATGACAAGGATTTTTTAGCTGTCCCGATTGAATCGGTAGTCGGCGACCGGCATTTACACGTAACAAAAAGAGTCAATGACTTTGATTATAAAATATCTTTGGCCATACCAAAGACTCATAACTTCGCAATAGCTACATTCGGAATAAAAAATATGGCAGACCTGGTCCAGCCCAAAGAGATGTCCATGATCCACGGAATGAAAGGCGGGGTGGAAATTGACGCCCCAAAAACACTATTGGACAGGCTGCCTCCGGGGACTGTATCCAAAGCCCGAAGGGCATTGCCTCACTGGCTGATAAATTTCTTATTTAAATCATATCCCGCTTATAGAAAAAGCGTTAAAATGATCCATAGGAATATTGCCGCTATCGCGAAAGTAACCTGGCCGAACCTGGTTATACTTGACGGCTGGGATTGCATGGAGGGCGACGGGCCTATTGACGGCGAAGCTGTCCGCATGAAGATAGCGATTGCATCCGCCGACCCATTAAAAGCTGACGGGCTTGCCGCAAGAGTGATTGGTTTTGAACCGCAGGAAATCGGGTATTTGAATTATTTGCATAACGACGGCATGGGCGATTATTCTGTTGATAATTTAACGGGCGCTAACATCGAAAAAATAAAAAGAACCTTTAAACGGCACGGAACGTACGACATTCAGTGCGAATGGAAATAGCTGTTAACCTAACTATTTTTCTTTGTTTTGCGCGTTATCTTTCATGTAAGAAGACAAAAAGATACTCTGGCCTATAATAAAAATAAACATGCATCCCATCAAACCGAATAATTTAAAATTTACCCACGCGCTGGTAGAGAAATTAGACATTACATAAAGGTTCAGCGCGCCTACCGCGGTAAAAAAAACTATCCAGCTTATATTGAGCCGTACCCATACCTTTTCAGGAACTATCAGGTGTTCCTGAAGCATTAACTTGATTAGGTTCTTTTTGAATGCTATTTGGGCAGTACCGAGAACAACTGCAAATATCCAGTATACGATGGTCGGTTTCCATTTGATGAACATTTCATTATGAAGGAAAATTGT comes from Elusimicrobiota bacterium and encodes:
- a CDS encoding DUF362 domain-containing protein — its product is MNIKNNKLVSLVQGEDRKQNIKNCLTLIKKDLSDLEKAKKILIKPNLTALEPDFANTSVESVETVIEFIRNIYPDKEIFVGESSATAFYKGLSTEKVFEMYDYYRLEKKYSKVKLIHFDDDKDFLAVPIESVVGDRHLHVTKRVNDFDYKISLAIPKTHNFAIATFGIKNMADLVQPKEMSMIHGMKGGVEIDAPKTLLDRLPPGTVSKARRALPHWLINFLFKSYPAYRKSVKMIHRNIAAIAKVTWPNLVILDGWDCMEGDGPIDGEAVRMKIAIASADPLKADGLAARVIGFEPQEIGYLNYLHNDGMGDYSVDNLTGANIEKIKRTFKRHGTYDIQCEWK
- a CDS encoding septation protein A, encoding MKMFFEFFPIILFFTVFKFKGIYAATAVAIGAGFIQLIYVYLKKRKIEPMLLISVLVLTVFGGFTIFLHNEMFIKWKPTIVYWIFAVVLGTAQIAFKKNLIKLMLQEHLIVPEKVWVRLNISWIVFFTAVGALNLYVMSNFSTSAWVNFKLFGLMGCMFIFIIGQSIFLSSYMKDNAQNKEK